The following are encoded together in the bacterium genome:
- a CDS encoding 3-hydroxy-3-methylglutaryl CoA synthase: MTGIQCYGAYVPRTRLPLALIAGRPAKEDGPEKSVAWNDEDSVTMAVSAGLNCLRGLDRSQVDALFFASTTYPFREKQGAALIAKALDLRRDVRTADHSGSLRAGTIALRSAADAVTAGSARSVLVIASDCRMGAPGSSLEADFGDGAAAFLISDRDVIATLDDSFSVSDEIVDVWRGEGEAFVHTWENRFVVQEGYTPRSVEAVNGLLERTGSAISDFQRVALYGPDRRSHGGVVRALKLNREQLQDPLFGKLGNAGVAFAPIQLAAALETAQPGERLLVVNYGDGAEATAFTVTEHVEKLERRRGVGWHLKRRRPLSSYDKYLKSRTLEASEWQRAKDPGLPATIHFRERDEDVSLRGQKCRACQTVQFPNQRVCETCFAKDDFDSYRLSDRIGKVVTFTFDFFFPTPDPPTIVTISEVDGARIHLQLVDCTPEDTKIGLPIEFTFRRIHEGGGRPNYYWKGTPTPSQDAE, translated from the coding sequence GTGACCGGTATCCAGTGCTACGGCGCCTACGTTCCGCGCACCCGACTTCCGCTGGCCTTGATCGCCGGCCGACCGGCCAAGGAAGACGGGCCCGAAAAGTCTGTCGCCTGGAACGACGAGGACAGCGTGACCATGGCCGTGAGTGCGGGCCTCAACTGCCTGCGCGGATTGGACCGATCCCAGGTCGACGCGCTCTTCTTCGCTTCGACCACCTATCCGTTCCGAGAAAAACAGGGAGCCGCACTGATCGCCAAGGCCCTCGACCTGCGGCGGGATGTGCGGACCGCAGACCACAGTGGTTCGCTGCGCGCCGGCACGATCGCGCTCCGCAGCGCAGCAGACGCGGTCACGGCCGGATCGGCCCGCTCGGTACTCGTGATTGCGAGCGACTGCCGGATGGGCGCGCCTGGATCGAGCCTGGAAGCGGACTTCGGCGATGGCGCCGCAGCTTTCCTGATCAGCGACCGCGATGTGATTGCGACGCTCGACGATTCCTTCAGTGTGTCCGATGAGATCGTCGACGTCTGGCGCGGGGAAGGCGAAGCATTCGTCCACACATGGGAAAACCGTTTCGTCGTCCAGGAGGGCTATACGCCGCGCAGCGTCGAGGCAGTGAACGGACTGCTCGAAAGAACGGGCAGCGCGATCTCGGACTTTCAGCGCGTGGCGCTCTACGGCCCGGATAGACGCAGTCACGGCGGTGTGGTGCGGGCCTTGAAACTCAATCGAGAGCAGCTGCAAGATCCGCTTTTCGGAAAACTCGGCAACGCGGGCGTGGCCTTCGCGCCCATTCAACTCGCTGCAGCACTCGAAACGGCCCAACCTGGTGAGCGGCTGCTCGTAGTGAATTACGGCGACGGCGCGGAAGCCACCGCCTTTACAGTGACCGAGCACGTCGAGAAACTCGAACGACGCCGCGGCGTGGGCTGGCATCTGAAGCGACGACGTCCGCTGTCGAGCTATGACAAATACCTGAAGTCGCGAACACTCGAAGCCAGTGAGTGGCAACGCGCCAAGGACCCGGGACTTCCGGCGACCATCCACTTCCGAGAGCGCGACGAGGACGTGAGCCTACGCGGCCAGAAGTGCCGCGCCTGCCAGACGGTGCAGTTTCCGAACCAGCGCGTCTGCGAGACCTGTTTCGCCAAGGACGACTTCGATTCGTACCGGCTTTCGGATCGCATCGGCAAGGTGGTCACGTTTACCTTCGACTTCTTTTTCCCGACACCTGACCCGCCCACGATCGTCACGATAAGCGAAGTCGACGGCGCGAGAATCCACCTGCAATTGGTGGACTGCACTCCGGAAGACACGAAGATCGGCCTGCCGATCGAATTTACCTTCCGGCGCATCCACGAGGGTGGTGGAAGACCGAACTACTACTGGAAGGGCACCCCAACGCCCTCACAGGATGCGGAGTAG
- a CDS encoding SDR family NAD(P)-dependent oxidoreductase, with amino-acid sequence MGILDGKAAVVTGAGRGIGRGHCLHLAANGASVIVNDIDPTEGQKVVDEICEQGGKAEVNDSDIGTREGAQALIAQCADSFGGIQILVNNAGNMRDRSFLKMSDDEFGDVLRVHVHGTFMCSQEAALRMKDQGTGGSIVNTVSAAHFGNFGQSNYAASKGAIASLTYTWALELARYGIRVNAISPTGTTRMSATYKGPDGKDVELPFIDPTRNGAFVAFLCGDKANWVSGQIFGSGGERVVMLEQPRYGTGMYKEGGWGVEDLEKHFETHLKNHMEAVGLMKTPYPFYDGVKPKGK; translated from the coding sequence GTGGGAATTCTGGATGGCAAGGCGGCGGTCGTGACCGGCGCGGGACGGGGCATCGGACGGGGACACTGCCTGCATCTGGCTGCAAACGGCGCCTCCGTGATCGTCAACGACATCGACCCGACCGAAGGCCAGAAGGTCGTCGACGAGATCTGCGAGCAAGGCGGCAAGGCCGAAGTCAACGATAGCGACATCGGCACACGCGAAGGCGCGCAGGCGCTGATCGCTCAATGTGCGGATTCGTTCGGCGGTATCCAGATCCTGGTGAACAACGCGGGTAATATGCGCGACCGTTCGTTTCTGAAGATGAGCGACGATGAGTTCGGCGACGTTTTGCGGGTCCACGTGCACGGCACGTTCATGTGCTCCCAGGAAGCAGCCCTGCGCATGAAGGATCAGGGCACGGGCGGCTCGATCGTCAACACGGTGTCGGCTGCGCACTTCGGGAATTTCGGTCAGAGCAACTACGCTGCCTCCAAAGGCGCGATCGCTTCACTGACCTACACGTGGGCCCTGGAACTGGCGCGCTACGGGATTCGCGTGAATGCGATCAGTCCGACGGGCACGACCCGCATGTCGGCGACCTACAAGGGTCCCGACGGCAAGGATGTCGAACTGCCGTTCATCGACCCGACCCGCAACGGAGCCTTCGTGGCATTCCTGTGCGGTGATAAAGCAAACTGGGTCAGCGGACAGATCTTCGGCAGCGGTGGCGAGCGGGTCGTCATGCTCGAGCAACCGAGGTACGGTACTGGCATGTACAAAGAAGGCGGCTGGGGCGTCGAAGACCTGGAAAAGCACTTCGAGACGCATCTGAAAAACCATATGGAAGCCGTAGGACTGATGAAGACCCCCTACCCGTTCTACGACGGCGTAAAGCCGAAGGGAAAATGA
- a CDS encoding acyl-CoA dehydrogenase — protein sequence MDFQLDEDQLALREGVRSFCDGRVPLDSLASFEETAGFDRSLWTELAELGVFNLREPESAGGVGLGTADAVLVFAELGRRVVPGPLVWSHLAAGLVKGAATGETVVGGVEADIEPVLVEHLESLDVLLALRDTGVFRIDPRELEAAAIATPLDPLTPLHHVANLPAGEKIAGPEVAQRLRLEGATLASALLLGIAEATLEMALEYSKQREQFGRPIGSFQAMKHMMADMFVKQEVARAAAYAAGATLDQPSVGDIDRAVGSAKIISSEAALRNSGACIQVHGGMGFTWEVPVHYYLKRSWVLENCFGSIDEHSERVAIALADARE from the coding sequence ATGGACTTTCAACTCGACGAAGACCAGCTCGCGCTGCGCGAAGGCGTGCGTTCTTTCTGCGACGGACGCGTGCCGTTGGATTCACTGGCGAGCTTCGAAGAAACTGCGGGCTTCGATCGCTCCCTGTGGACTGAACTCGCCGAACTCGGAGTTTTCAATCTTCGCGAACCCGAGTCGGCCGGTGGTGTGGGACTCGGCACGGCCGACGCCGTACTGGTGTTTGCCGAACTCGGTCGCCGGGTCGTTCCAGGGCCTCTGGTCTGGAGCCATCTGGCCGCGGGTCTGGTCAAAGGTGCAGCCACCGGCGAGACCGTCGTGGGCGGAGTCGAAGCCGACATCGAACCGGTGCTCGTCGAACATCTCGAGAGCCTCGACGTGCTGCTCGCACTGCGCGACACCGGCGTGTTCCGCATCGATCCGCGGGAACTCGAGGCCGCAGCGATCGCCACGCCACTCGATCCGCTGACTCCGCTGCACCACGTCGCGAATCTGCCAGCCGGTGAGAAGATCGCCGGACCCGAGGTCGCGCAGCGCCTGCGACTGGAAGGCGCGACGCTCGCCTCGGCCCTGCTTCTGGGGATCGCCGAAGCCACACTCGAAATGGCCCTCGAGTACTCGAAACAGCGCGAACAATTCGGACGGCCCATCGGCTCGTTCCAGGCCATGAAGCACATGATGGCCGATATGTTCGTCAAGCAGGAGGTCGCACGCGCGGCCGCTTATGCGGCCGGTGCGACGCTCGACCAACCGTCGGTCGGCGATATCGATCGGGCCGTCGGCAGCGCCAAGATCATTTCGAGTGAGGCGGCCTTGCGAAACTCCGGAGCCTGCATTCAGGTTCACGGCGGAATGGGATTCACCTGGGAAGTTCCGGTGCACTACTACCTGAAGCGTAGCTGGGTACTCGAGAACTGTTTCGGTTCGATCGACGAGCATTCGGAACGGGTCGCAATCGCGCTCGCAGACGCGCGCGAATAG
- a CDS encoding acyl-CoA dehydrogenase encodes MDLRYSEKDEEFRADLRTWLEREVPAHGAPPPVNDWPARRAYDTGWQRKLFDAGYAGISWPKEYGGRDGSPTEQLVYYEEIARVNAPYIGVNFVGMLHGGPTLIAEGTPEQKKCHVPQILTGEQVWCQGFSEPGAGSDLAALATRAEVDGDHYVVSGHKIWCSFAQAADYCELLVRTDPEAKSRGITWLIMDMNSPGIEIRPLRTLAGEGEFSEVFLDNVRIPVSNRVGKENDGWRVKEVTFRFERGAAFASDMIHLKQFVSELVDLTRRAPEGPQGWNDRALRRQLGHFSAELDALWAMVKLSVCESSKTGIPGVGASAVKLFYTDLYQRITEFGVRLLGRAALSRDDVAGLPSERILARSMQALSLTIAAGTSQIQRNIISERILGLPREPRPAPPPRPAVES; translated from the coding sequence GTGGACTTGCGCTACTCCGAAAAAGACGAGGAATTTCGCGCAGATCTGCGAACCTGGCTGGAACGGGAGGTGCCCGCTCACGGCGCCCCACCGCCGGTGAATGACTGGCCGGCGCGACGCGCCTACGACACGGGCTGGCAGCGCAAGCTCTTCGATGCCGGATACGCGGGGATCAGCTGGCCAAAGGAGTACGGCGGTCGCGATGGCTCCCCGACCGAGCAACTCGTGTACTACGAAGAAATCGCGCGGGTAAACGCCCCGTACATCGGCGTGAACTTCGTCGGCATGCTGCACGGCGGTCCGACGCTGATTGCCGAAGGCACGCCAGAGCAGAAAAAGTGCCACGTTCCGCAGATCCTGACCGGTGAACAGGTCTGGTGTCAGGGATTCTCCGAACCCGGCGCGGGCTCCGATCTGGCTGCGCTCGCGACCCGCGCCGAGGTCGACGGAGATCACTACGTGGTCAGCGGTCACAAGATCTGGTGTTCGTTCGCGCAGGCCGCCGATTACTGCGAGTTGCTGGTCCGCACCGATCCGGAGGCCAAGAGCCGCGGCATCACCTGGCTGATCATGGACATGAATTCCCCGGGCATCGAGATCCGCCCCCTGCGCACCCTCGCGGGCGAGGGCGAGTTCAGCGAGGTCTTCCTCGATAACGTGCGCATTCCGGTTTCGAATCGCGTCGGAAAAGAAAACGACGGCTGGCGCGTCAAGGAAGTCACCTTCCGTTTCGAACGCGGCGCCGCCTTCGCCAGCGACATGATCCATCTGAAGCAGTTCGTTTCCGAGCTCGTCGATCTGACCCGGCGCGCACCAGAGGGCCCCCAGGGTTGGAACGACCGAGCATTGCGTCGCCAGCTCGGTCATTTCTCCGCTGAACTCGACGCACTCTGGGCGATGGTCAAGCTCTCGGTGTGTGAATCGAGCAAGACCGGAATTCCGGGCGTGGGCGCATCTGCGGTCAAGCTGTTCTACACCGATCTGTACCAGCGCATCACCGAGTTCGGCGTGCGTCTGCTGGGTCGGGCTGCGTTGAGTCGGGATGATGTCGCGGGTCTGCCGAGTGAGCGCATTCTGGCGCGCTCGATGCAGGCTCTTTCGCTGACGATCGCGGCCGGGACTTCACAGATTCAACGCAACATCATTTCCGAGCGCATTCTCGGACTGCCCCGAGAGCCGCGACCGGCGCCGCCGCCGCGACCGGCCGTGGAAAGCTGA
- a CDS encoding DUF1329 domain-containing protein: MRRIAMLLAVVLVMPAIGSAQESGSDAIPGVPFKEGDTISFEKLESLKNYLPPLFWEHREYFFYEGMELTIGPAHREYGASPEYEAATKKFAGKSSIGPDGSLVGHKAGQPFDNDKIDCKGDPDAGAKIIWNFNKAWNGDGAQSTWSYTYWDRGEQLPLYYEGKAKGISLTKRVESKYLDENEGNIFAKEKRQGVFGIEVEAPFDARGIQLLTYTYATSDGPLKDAKNDDTWVYLPDLRRVRRISTAQRTDSVQGTDFTMDDLRSFSGKPPQYEWECLGEADVVAPMNTQDLAYPYKDDYNFGPYGFSFANDQWELRHAWIVRFDPRNEDHPYHHKDIYIDKESGEPLYSFAFDRKKELWKVIWHNHRYSEDQVADPKDSAGGWYPVWDGITKVNDQRVISDIIVNVQTGTGNRIEFWNSHGRPLKSKGKIRRYIDIGRLNKGR, encoded by the coding sequence ATGCGGCGCATTGCCATGCTTCTCGCGGTCGTTCTGGTCATGCCAGCGATCGGATCCGCTCAGGAGAGCGGAAGTGACGCGATTCCAGGTGTTCCCTTCAAGGAAGGCGACACCATCAGTTTCGAAAAGCTCGAAAGCCTGAAGAACTACCTGCCCCCGCTGTTCTGGGAGCATCGCGAGTATTTCTTCTACGAGGGCATGGAGCTGACGATCGGCCCGGCGCACCGCGAGTACGGCGCCTCGCCGGAGTACGAAGCCGCGACCAAGAAGTTCGCCGGAAAATCGTCGATCGGCCCCGATGGTTCTCTGGTCGGGCACAAGGCCGGCCAGCCCTTTGACAACGACAAGATCGATTGCAAGGGCGACCCGGATGCCGGTGCGAAGATCATCTGGAACTTCAACAAGGCCTGGAACGGGGATGGGGCGCAGTCCACCTGGTCGTATACCTACTGGGATCGCGGAGAGCAGTTGCCGCTGTACTACGAGGGCAAGGCCAAGGGGATCTCCCTGACCAAGCGCGTCGAGTCAAAGTATCTCGACGAGAACGAGGGCAATATCTTCGCCAAGGAGAAGCGCCAGGGCGTGTTTGGCATCGAGGTCGAGGCTCCCTTTGATGCGCGCGGCATCCAGCTCCTGACCTATACCTACGCCACGTCGGACGGTCCGCTCAAGGATGCCAAGAACGACGACACCTGGGTGTATCTTCCCGACCTGCGGCGCGTGCGCCGCATATCGACGGCGCAGCGCACCGACTCCGTACAGGGTACGGACTTCACCATGGACGACCTGCGCAGCTTCTCGGGCAAGCCCCCTCAGTACGAGTGGGAGTGCCTGGGCGAAGCCGATGTCGTCGCGCCGATGAACACCCAGGATCTCGCCTACCCGTACAAGGACGATTACAACTTCGGTCCGTACGGTTTCAGCTTCGCGAACGACCAGTGGGAGCTGCGCCACGCGTGGATCGTGCGCTTCGATCCGAGGAATGAGGATCACCCGTACCACCACAAGGACATCTACATCGACAAGGAGTCCGGCGAGCCGCTGTACAGCTTCGCATTCGATCGCAAGAAGGAGCTGTGGAAGGTCATCTGGCACAACCATCGCTACAGCGAGGACCAGGTTGCGGACCCGAAGGACAGCGCCGGTGGCTGGTATCCTGTCTGGGATGGCATCACCAAGGTCAACGACCAGCGTGTTATCAGCGACATCATCGTGAACGTCCAGACGGGTACCGGCAATCGTATCGAGTTCTGGAACAGCCACGGCCGGCCCCTCAAGAGCAAGGGCAAGATTCGTCGCTACATCGATATCGGCCGTCTGAACAAGGGTCGATAA
- a CDS encoding LLM class F420-dependent oxidoreductase, translating into MKFAVLLPTDRIDRADEFLTAAALAEMARAAESFGFDACSVTDHPMPDDRWLAGGGHHALDPFVALSFAAAATSTIRLQTQVAVLAYRNPFLTAKAAASLDVLSGGRLILGVAAGYLKGEFAALGVDFEQRNELTDEAITAIRRAWSESGVKLEGRHFSASGNTMLPRPLQQPGPPIWVGGNSRRAIRRAVELADGWLPFPAPAQTARHLRTASLETLADLQKGIDYARAHAREVGRTTPLDISFVPFGFEMSARGAVDVSAFSQTVEDLQKCGVTWLTLTLPAETRAEFVDQLERFSPLTTRSE; encoded by the coding sequence CTGAAGTTCGCGGTCCTGCTTCCGACCGATCGCATCGATCGAGCGGATGAGTTTCTGACAGCGGCCGCCCTTGCCGAGATGGCAAGGGCGGCCGAGTCATTTGGGTTCGACGCATGCTCGGTGACGGACCACCCCATGCCCGACGATCGCTGGCTGGCCGGCGGCGGACATCACGCGCTCGATCCGTTCGTCGCACTCTCGTTCGCAGCTGCAGCCACGTCGACGATTCGCTTGCAGACGCAGGTTGCGGTGCTCGCATACCGCAATCCCTTTCTGACGGCCAAAGCGGCTGCCAGCCTGGATGTGCTTTCGGGGGGGCGATTGATTCTGGGCGTAGCTGCGGGCTATTTGAAGGGCGAATTCGCGGCGCTGGGAGTCGACTTCGAGCAGCGCAACGAACTGACCGACGAAGCGATCACGGCGATCCGCCGCGCCTGGAGCGAGAGCGGTGTGAAGCTCGAAGGCCGCCACTTCTCCGCGTCGGGCAATACGATGTTGCCGCGCCCGCTGCAACAACCGGGTCCCCCGATCTGGGTCGGAGGCAATAGTCGCCGGGCCATCCGGCGCGCGGTCGAGTTGGCGGATGGCTGGCTGCCGTTTCCCGCTCCCGCGCAGACAGCCCGCCACCTGCGCACGGCTTCGCTCGAAACACTCGCCGATCTGCAGAAGGGCATCGACTACGCTCGCGCACACGCGCGCGAGGTCGGGCGCACGACCCCTCTAGACATCAGCTTCGTACCGTTTGGCTTCGAGATGTCGGCGCGCGGAGCGGTCGATGTATCGGCCTTTTCGCAAACGGTCGAGGATCTACAGAAGTGCGGCGTCACCTGGCTGACCCTGACGCTGCCCGCGGAGACCCGCGCGGAGTTCGTCGATCAACTGGAGCGCTTCTCGCCCCTCACAACACGATCGGAATGA
- a CDS encoding MBL fold metallo-hydrolase, with protein MTNAERPLRRLHTGALLLAFLVFLSPIQAQPELSQAIASLGPAPIDDAGLFTNAIGELDHGSLAVRFPFFLRRIGGSFRAREGTPNRVGNDGAFLRENALHSEPSVTWVGHATLLVQMGHVTFLTDPIWSDTPSPISFAGPRRFVPPGIALEDLPPIDFVLISHNHYDHLDLESLEAIASRNPDAVFLVPLANADLLRARGLTHVRELDWGETWDHAGVRVHCLPAQHWSQRGINDRRRALWASWAVTGPERRFYFGGDTGFFSGFREIAAALGPFDLVALPIGAYEPVAMMKAVHLNPEEAVQAAIDLKARRVLGIHFGTFDLSDEPLDEPPRRMRAAAREKGIEADRIWLLDVGETRLF; from the coding sequence ATGACGAATGCTGAGCGACCGCTTCGCCGACTCCATACGGGAGCGCTCCTGCTCGCCTTCCTGGTGTTCTTGTCGCCGATCCAGGCTCAGCCCGAACTCTCCCAAGCCATCGCGAGCCTCGGACCGGCGCCGATCGACGACGCAGGGCTTTTCACGAATGCGATCGGCGAACTCGACCACGGCTCCTTGGCGGTTCGCTTTCCCTTTTTTCTGCGACGCATCGGCGGCAGCTTTCGAGCTCGAGAAGGCACACCGAATCGCGTGGGCAATGACGGCGCCTTCTTGCGCGAAAACGCGCTCCACAGCGAGCCCAGCGTTACCTGGGTCGGCCACGCGACGCTGCTCGTGCAGATGGGTCACGTCACCTTCTTGACCGATCCGATCTGGTCCGACACACCGAGCCCGATCTCCTTCGCAGGACCGCGACGCTTCGTCCCGCCGGGGATCGCCCTCGAAGATCTTCCTCCGATCGACTTCGTGCTCATCTCCCACAACCACTACGACCACCTCGACCTTGAAAGCCTCGAAGCCATCGCGTCCCGAAACCCCGATGCAGTCTTCCTGGTCCCGCTTGCAAACGCTGACCTGCTCCGGGCGCGAGGCCTCACCCACGTACGCGAACTCGACTGGGGCGAAACCTGGGACCATGCCGGTGTGCGCGTGCACTGTCTTCCAGCTCAGCACTGGAGCCAGCGAGGAATCAACGATCGGCGGCGTGCGCTCTGGGCGTCATGGGCGGTCACCGGTCCGGAGCGACGCTTCTACTTCGGTGGCGACACGGGTTTCTTCTCCGGCTTTCGTGAGATCGCCGCAGCCCTGGGCCCATTCGACCTGGTTGCCCTACCGATCGGCGCCTACGAGCCTGTTGCGATGATGAAGGCGGTTCACCTGAATCCCGAAGAAGCCGTACAAGCCGCGATCGACCTGAAAGCGCGTCGGGTGCTCGGCATCCACTTCGGAACCTTCGATCTCTCGGACGAGCCCCTTGACGAGCCCCCGCGCCGCATGCGCGCCGCGGCCCGAGAGAAGGGCATCGAGGCCGACCGCATCTGGCTCCTCGACGTGGGGGAGACGCGACTCTTCTGA
- a CDS encoding GNAT family N-acetyltransferase, protein MATDIAIRSFSPDDRAACATIFDGLSDWFGIPESNQKYLAELGKLSSFVAERDGRVLGFASLRMHGSESAEIEVLAVDSSFHKQGIGRRLVERLETDLRQRGGVRLFHVKTLGPSDPCEPYRRTREFYLALGFIPLLESVEIWGPENPALILVKPFDTGAARFLDPALLDSSP, encoded by the coding sequence ATGGCTACAGATATCGCAATCCGTTCGTTTTCTCCGGACGACCGCGCAGCTTGCGCAACCATATTCGATGGACTGTCGGATTGGTTCGGGATTCCCGAAAGCAATCAAAAATACCTCGCCGAGTTGGGCAAGCTGAGTTCGTTTGTCGCGGAGCGAGATGGCCGCGTACTCGGATTTGCGAGCCTGCGCATGCACGGCTCCGAATCGGCCGAGATCGAAGTGCTCGCGGTCGATTCGTCATTCCATAAACAAGGCATCGGGCGACGACTCGTCGAACGACTCGAGACGGATCTGCGACAACGAGGAGGGGTCCGGCTGTTTCATGTAAAAACGTTGGGCCCTTCCGACCCCTGCGAACCCTACCGGCGCACTCGTGAGTTCTACCTCGCACTCGGCTTCATCCCATTGTTGGAATCGGTCGAAATCTGGGGACCTGAGAACCCCGCGCTGATTCTGGTAAAGCCCTTCGATACCGGCGCTGCTCGATTTCTGGATCCAGCGCTTCTAGACTCGTCGCCGTGA
- a CDS encoding beta-lactamase family protein — MSNKSLLQLLILAAWLLGQSTAFARSTGDFDGLEPYVDGVMRAGMARNDIAGSAISIVRGGESLLSKGYGHGDVATQTPIDPETTMFRIGSITKTFTWLSIMQQVERGRLDLKADVGGYLKHFTIPDTFPEAITLSHLMTHTAGFEDKIIGLFARTADDLLPLSEVLARELPARVRAPGQFIAYSNHGAALGGYIVAMASGTSWEDYVEQEILDPLGMVHTTPRQPIPEALAQNMSRGYVFRKGAFIEQPFQFVPTAPAGVMSSSAADMARFMTMLLRYGAAPNGRILTEKSGRQMTSTLFSPDPHVAGNAHGFAEHRFNGMRFIGHGGSTMVFHSYFIINFEEDFGIFVTNNSSGATFNLSVIHAILDRLYPAPPLEVLAPGPQAAETAAQVEGVYSTLRHEYRGAAKISRIMPMSSVYVTAEADGAILVAMPDAGTPVRYVETDPLVYREENGPEVIAFRKGEDGLPSHLFLGNTPYYAYERQQYYETAAFSAQLVGTVLLLLTVSLIVWPIRAVVRIRRGETPEAYRGSAMLLRAFAWLVCGLHVAFVVSLASALSDPLEIVFGMPEAAQRAFAMTIPLALASGVLALLAVPAFRNRFWSFAGRLHYAAVALAMLALVAWEHYWNFLGHRY; from the coding sequence ATGTCGAACAAGTCACTGCTCCAGCTACTGATCCTGGCTGCGTGGCTGCTGGGCCAGTCCACCGCCTTCGCTCGCTCGACAGGTGACTTCGATGGTCTGGAACCTTACGTGGATGGTGTCATGCGCGCCGGGATGGCGCGGAATGACATCGCCGGGTCCGCCATTTCGATCGTAAGAGGTGGCGAGAGCCTGCTGTCAAAGGGCTATGGGCATGGCGACGTCGCCACCCAGACGCCGATCGACCCCGAGACGACGATGTTTCGCATTGGTTCGATTACCAAGACCTTTACCTGGTTGTCCATCATGCAGCAGGTGGAACGCGGCCGCTTGGACTTGAAGGCCGATGTCGGCGGCTACCTGAAACACTTCACCATCCCCGACACCTTCCCCGAAGCCATCACCTTGAGTCACCTGATGACGCACACCGCGGGCTTCGAGGACAAGATCATCGGGCTGTTCGCGCGAACGGCTGACGACCTGCTCCCGCTCTCGGAAGTGCTCGCCAGGGAACTCCCGGCCCGGGTCCGGGCTCCCGGTCAGTTCATCGCCTACTCGAATCACGGAGCGGCCCTGGGCGGCTACATCGTAGCCATGGCGTCCGGTACTTCGTGGGAAGACTACGTGGAACAGGAGATCCTGGACCCACTGGGGATGGTGCATACGACGCCCAGGCAGCCCATTCCGGAGGCTCTGGCACAGAACATGTCCCGGGGATACGTGTTTCGCAAAGGTGCCTTCATTGAACAACCCTTCCAGTTCGTTCCTACAGCTCCAGCGGGTGTGATGAGCTCGAGTGCGGCGGACATGGCCAGATTCATGACGATGCTGCTGCGCTATGGCGCGGCGCCGAACGGACGGATCTTGACCGAGAAGTCGGGTCGCCAGATGACTTCGACCCTGTTCTCACCCGACCCACACGTAGCGGGGAACGCACACGGCTTCGCAGAGCACCGGTTCAACGGAATGCGCTTCATCGGGCACGGCGGTAGCACGATGGTGTTTCATTCGTATTTCATCATCAACTTCGAAGAAGACTTCGGAATCTTCGTCACTAACAACTCCTCGGGCGCGACCTTCAATCTCTCCGTCATCCATGCGATCCTGGACCGCCTCTACCCCGCTCCCCCCCTCGAGGTTCTCGCCCCGGGCCCCCAGGCCGCCGAGACCGCGGCCCAGGTAGAGGGCGTATACAGCACGCTGCGCCACGAATACCGGGGCGCGGCCAAGATCAGCAGGATCATGCCCATGTCCAGCGTTTACGTAACGGCAGAGGCCGACGGGGCGATTCTCGTGGCGATGCCAGACGCCGGAACTCCGGTCCGCTACGTCGAGACCGATCCGCTCGTCTACCGGGAGGAGAACGGCCCGGAAGTCATCGCCTTCCGCAAGGGTGAGGACGGACTCCCCAGTCATCTCTTTCTCGGTAACACGCCCTACTACGCGTACGAGCGCCAGCAGTATTACGAGACCGCCGCATTTTCGGCCCAGCTAGTGGGTACGGTGCTGCTGCTGCTCACGGTTAGTTTGATTGTGTGGCCCATTCGCGCCGTTGTCCGTATTCGACGCGGCGAAACACCCGAAGCGTACCGAGGGAGCGCGATGCTGCTCAGGGCCTTTGCCTGGTTGGTCTGTGGGCTGCACGTCGCCTTCGTCGTAAGCCTCGCTTCGGCCCTCAGCGACCCGCTGGAAATCGTATTCGGGATGCCTGAAGCGGCCCAGCGCGCCTTCGCAATGACGATCCCGCTGGCCCTGGCGAGCGGTGTTCTGGCGCTGCTTGCCGTTCCGGCGTTTCGAAACAGATTCTGGAGCTTCGCAGGACGCCTACACTACGCCGCCGTCGCGCTGGCGATGCTGGCACTCGTCGCGTGGGAACACTACTGGAACTTCCTGGGACACCGGTACTAG